From one Sphingobacteriales bacterium genomic stretch:
- a CDS encoding ABC-F family ATP-binding cassette domain-containing protein, with protein MNYLSVNNLSKFYGDKLLFENITFFIDKGQKVALIAKNGTGKSSLIRILQGSEPPESGDFKFHKDIKVGFLSQEPAFDDSKTVYQTIMHDENPILKASLLYEQALDGYGDLQSAMNKMDELEAWDYEQQVKLILSKFLILDFDQKVGSMSGGQKKRLALAVLLLQQPDLFILDEPTNHLDMDMIEWLEEYLSKNNITLMMITHDRYFLENICNEILELENGILYKHKGNYSKYLENKELREENQRVNVEKAQNTFRKELEWMRRQPKARTTKAQSRVDNFENVKAAATAKTQDKAIEIEVKMQRLGGKILELHNIQKTYKDKVVLDKFSHKFQRGERVGIVGRNGCGKSTLLNILVGDEKQDTGNIVLGETVVFGYYNQKGLQLKTDKRVIEVIKDIAEFLPVGKGTISAAQLLERFLFPLEQQYNFVSTLSGGERRRLYLLTILMKNPNFLILDEPTNDLDILTLQVLEDFLMDFKGCLVIVSHDRYFLDKLTDHLLVFEGDGKVRDFLGNYNEYRLQLKEEVRQQKMADRNAAESEKTTSSPVKRRLSFKEQEEFKQLENELEKLTKEKDVLTEKLSSGISDHQEIKELSGKIQTIISQLDEKELRWLELSEFA; from the coding sequence ATGAATTACCTTTCTGTCAATAATCTATCCAAATTCTATGGAGATAAACTCTTATTTGAAAACATCACATTTTTTATTGATAAAGGGCAGAAAGTAGCGCTGATTGCCAAAAACGGAACCGGAAAATCTTCACTCATCCGGATTTTACAGGGATCAGAGCCTCCTGAAAGCGGGGATTTTAAGTTCCATAAGGATATCAAAGTGGGATTTCTTTCACAGGAACCAGCTTTTGATGACAGTAAGACTGTTTATCAGACCATCATGCACGATGAGAATCCTATATTAAAGGCCAGTTTGCTGTATGAACAGGCACTGGACGGGTATGGTGATTTACAGTCAGCAATGAACAAGATGGATGAACTGGAAGCCTGGGATTATGAGCAGCAGGTTAAACTGATATTGTCTAAATTCCTGATTTTAGATTTTGACCAGAAAGTGGGTTCGATGTCCGGTGGTCAGAAGAAACGGCTGGCTTTGGCTGTTTTGTTACTGCAGCAGCCGGATTTATTTATTTTGGATGAGCCTACGAATCACCTCGATATGGATATGATCGAGTGGCTGGAAGAGTATTTATCTAAAAACAACATTACGCTGATGATGATTACCCACGACCGCTATTTTCTGGAAAATATCTGTAATGAAATCCTGGAACTGGAGAACGGGATTTTGTACAAGCACAAAGGCAATTATTCCAAATACCTCGAAAATAAAGAACTGCGGGAGGAGAACCAGCGGGTAAATGTAGAGAAAGCGCAGAACACGTTTCGCAAAGAGCTGGAGTGGATGCGCCGCCAGCCAAAAGCGCGCACAACCAAAGCTCAATCGAGAGTGGATAATTTTGAAAATGTAAAAGCGGCGGCCACTGCAAAGACTCAGGATAAGGCAATTGAAATAGAAGTTAAAATGCAGCGCCTCGGCGGCAAGATTCTGGAACTGCATAATATTCAAAAAACCTATAAGGATAAGGTGGTGCTGGATAAATTCTCTCATAAATTCCAGCGAGGCGAACGGGTAGGTATTGTAGGCAGAAACGGCTGCGGAAAATCAACCTTACTAAATATCCTGGTGGGTGATGAAAAGCAGGATACAGGAAATATCGTATTAGGAGAAACCGTTGTATTCGGGTACTACAACCAGAAGGGGCTGCAGTTGAAAACGGACAAGCGTGTCATTGAGGTCATTAAAGATATTGCGGAATTTTTGCCGGTAGGAAAGGGTACCATATCCGCGGCCCAGCTGCTGGAGCGTTTCCTGTTTCCGTTAGAGCAGCAATATAACTTTGTATCTACCCTGAGCGGTGGTGAGCGAAGACGCCTGTATCTGCTGACCATCCTGATGAAGAATCCGAATTTTCTGATTCTGGATGAACCGACCAATGATTTGGATATTCTGACACTCCAGGTACTGGAAGATTTCCTGATGGATTTCAAAGGCTGTCTCGTAATAGTAAGTCACGACCGATATTTTTTAGATAAGCTGACAGACCATTTGCTCGTTTTTGAAGGAGATGGGAAGGTAAGGGATTTTCTTGGAAACTATAATGAATATCGTTTGCAGCTGAAGGAAGAAGTACGCCAGCAGAAAATGGCAGACAGGAATGCGGCTGAATCCGAAAAGACAACTTCCAGCCCTGTAAAAAGAAGGCTGTCGTTTAAAGAGCAGGAAGAGTTTAAGCAACTTGAAAATGAACTGGAAAAATTGACGAAGGAGAAAGACGTCCTAACGGAAAAGTTATCTTCCGGCATTTCGGATCACCAGGAAATAAAGGAGCTTTCCGGCAAAATACAGACAATCATTTCACAATTGGATGAAAAGGAATTGCGCTGGCTGGAGCTGAGCGAATTTGCCTGA
- a CDS encoding aspartyl protease family protein, with amino-acid sequence MIAQDKHYSIASVKQKTVFPFYVFNDILLVDVMVNQSKTLKFIFDSGCKSTIIIHPKYLDSFDISYHQKVYFSGLGFKDSIETMKIDNGTLEIGELKGVHIPVFILSKDTLTLAHYLGTEVDGIFGAELFEKYYIHINYKKHIVELYEKRPSKKITATYKKLPVEIRKSKGYISCMVMNQQNELFLSELLLDTGSNIPVIIKNKDPEDLHISKYIQAEIGQGLSGAMYSKVGRLKKLFIDTLKLDSVIVAFNETPITFKEMNENTLDGNIGNDILNRLDIYFAYPEKAIYFKPLGKIYSPFYFNVSNIILLENRTKNGGFIVKSIASDSPPLEAGLKQGDEIIKIDKKRCSSMRLEDALILLNKRIGKKVSIEFVRDKQTIKITYKLVSII; translated from the coding sequence ATGATAGCTCAGGACAAGCACTACTCTATTGCTTCTGTCAAACAAAAGACGGTATTTCCGTTTTACGTTTTCAACGATATCTTACTGGTAGATGTCATGGTCAACCAGTCAAAAACACTGAAGTTCATATTTGATTCAGGTTGCAAAAGCACCATTATCATCCATCCAAAATACCTCGACTCTTTTGACATATCCTACCACCAGAAAGTTTATTTTTCCGGATTAGGCTTTAAAGATTCCATTGAAACCATGAAAATTGACAACGGAACCCTTGAAATCGGTGAATTGAAAGGCGTACATATTCCCGTTTTTATCTTAAGTAAAGACACCTTAACGCTCGCACATTATTTAGGAACAGAAGTAGACGGCATTTTTGGTGCTGAATTGTTTGAAAAATATTACATCCATATAAACTATAAAAAACATATCGTCGAACTGTACGAAAAAAGACCCTCTAAAAAAATAACAGCCACCTATAAAAAACTACCGGTAGAAATCCGAAAAAGCAAAGGATATATCTCCTGTATGGTTATGAACCAACAGAATGAATTATTCCTTTCCGAACTGTTACTGGATACAGGCTCCAACATACCGGTCATTATTAAAAATAAAGACCCGGAAGATTTACATATCTCAAAATACATCCAGGCTGAAATCGGCCAGGGATTATCCGGTGCCATGTACTCTAAGGTGGGAAGACTTAAGAAACTATTCATTGACACCCTGAAACTGGACAGTGTCATTGTCGCCTTTAATGAAACCCCTATCACCTTTAAGGAAATGAATGAAAACACCCTCGATGGCAATATAGGCAACGATATCTTAAACCGGCTGGACATCTATTTTGCTTACCCTGAAAAAGCCATTTATTTCAAGCCATTGGGGAAAATCTATTCGCCTTTTTATTTTAATGTCTCCAATATCATACTACTGGAAAACAGGACTAAAAACGGCGGTTTTATTGTAAAGAGTATCGCCAGCGATTCACCGCCCTTAGAAGCCGGGCTGAAACAGGGGGATGAAATCATAAAAATTGACAAGAAGCGCTGTTCCTCCATGCGGCTGGAAGACGCGCTTATTTTATTGAACAAACGTATCGGCAAAAAAGTCAGCATTGAATTTGTCCGTGATAAGCAAACGATTAAAATAACATATAAGCTTGTCAGTATAATTTAG